The following nucleotide sequence is from Phycisphaera sp..
CGGCCCATCAAGCGCGTGCCCGCGCGGGCCAACGACATCGACGACGACGCGCGGCTGAAGCCTCAGCGTGACAAGCGGAAGAAGGCCGAGGCCCGGGCCAAACGCATCGAGAAAGACATCGTGACCGACGAGGGCGAGGAAGACGAAGAGGACTACGACGAAGAGGAGTACGAGGAGGACGAAGACGAGGAGGAGTACGAAGAAGAAGACGACGAGGAAGAGGAAGAAGACGACGACGAGCCCGGCGCTCCCCAGGTGTTCAGCGAGGACCGCCTGCGCGAGAAGATCAGCAAGATGCCGGTGCTGTTCTCCAGCCAGAACCGGGCCGTTGCGAAGGAGGAGGACCTGCGCGACCTCCAGGGCGTCGCCGTGGAGGGCTACCGCTTCCCGAGCGTCGAGTTGCTGGAGGATCCCGAGGAGGACTTCAACGACAAGCTCGACGAGATGGTGCGCGAAGGGGCCGAGGCGCTCGAGCGCGCGCTCCACCAGTACCGCATCAAGGGCGAGGTCGTGGGCATCGAGAGCGGGCCAGCGATCACGCTGTACGACGTGCGCCTGGCGCCGGGCACGAAGGTGAGCCAGGTGAACGCGGTGAGCAGCGACATCGCCCGCGCGCTCAAGGCGGTCAACGTGCGCATCGTGGCGAACCAGGTCGGCCGCGACACGGTGGGCATCGAGGTGCCCAACGCGACCAAGGAGAAGGTGCGGCTGAAGGAGCTCATGGGCCGGCCCGAGAAGTTCCAGGGCATGAAGCTGCCGATGTTCCTGGGCAAGGACGCGTCGGGCGAGCCGCTCATCGCCGACCTGACCAAGATGCCGCACGTGCTGATCGCCGGCACCACGGGTAGTGGTAAGAGCGTGTGCATGAACACGATCATCATGTCGTTCCTGTACACCAAGAAGCCCAACGAGCTTCGGCTGGTGCTGGTCGATCCCAAGATGGTCGAGATGAGCCAGTTCAAGGACATCCCGCACCTGATGTGCCCGGTGGTGACCGAGATGCACAAGGCGGCGGCGATCCTCGAGTGGGCCGTCACGAAGATGGACGAGCGGTACGAGTTGCTGGCCGAGGCCGGGTGTCGTGACATATCGAGTTATAACGATCTGGATTGGGAAGAGATCAAGGAACGCCTGGGCCACGAGACCGACGAGGCGGCCGCGCGCGTGCCGCGCAAGCTGCCGTACATGGTGTTCATCATCGACGAGCTGGCCGACCTGATGATGACCAACAAGGAGGTCGAGGGCGCGATCGTGCGCATCGCGCAGAAGGCGCGCGCAGTCGGCATCCACCTGATCCTCGCCACGCAGCGGCCGCAGGCAAATGTCGTCACCGGGCTCATCAAGGGCAACATGCCGTGCCGGATCACGTTCAAGGTGTCGAGCGGGCTGGATAGCCGGATCATCCTCGACCAGAAGGGCGGCGAGCTGCTGCTGGGTCAGGGCGACATGCTGTTCCTCTCGCCCAGCAACCACAAGCTGATGCGCAGCCAGGGCACGCTGGTGGACGACATCGAGATCCGCCGCGTGGTGAAGTTCGTGCGTGAGGTCTCGGGCCCGACGTTCGAGCGGCAGATCATGCAGCTCGGCCAGCCCGAGGGCGCGCTGAGCGACGATGACAGGCTGCTGCAGAGCGCGAACAACAATTCGGCGAGTTTGCGGCGGGCGCTCAAGGATCCGTTGTTCGATCGCGCGGTCGACATCGTGCTCGAGAGCAAGCGTGGCAGTGTGAGCCTGCTCCAGCGTCGCTTGGCGATTGGCTACACGCGGTCGTCTCGGCTCATCGACCTCATGGGCATCGCCGGGGTCATCAGCGACCACAAGGGCAGCGTGGCGCGCGACGTGAAGATCACCGCGGAAGAATGGGCGGCGATGAAGGAGCTGGCCGCGAAGGACGCGGCGGCCGATCCCGAAGATTCGGATCTGGATGGCTACGAGGACGAGCCGTTCGACGATGAAGCGAGCGTTGAGGTCGAGGTCGTGGGGCAGCTTGACGACGAGGATGAAGAGGGAGAGGTTGAACGCGAAGGTCGCGATGGGCTCGATGAAGAGGCCCAGGAAGAGGATGACGAGGAAGTTGAAGAGGATGAAGAGCTAGACGAGGAAGAGGTCGAAGAGGACGACGACGAAGAACTCGACGAGGATGAGGAAGACGAAGAGGGCGAGGAAGAAGACGAGGAGTACGAGGACGAGGAGGAGTACGAAGAGGAAGACGAGGACGGCGAGGAAGAGGATGAAGAAGACGACGAAGAGCTTGACGAGGATGAGGAAGAGCTAGAGGAAGACGAAACGGAAGAAGAGGACGAAGAGGACGAGGAACCACCCTTCGAGCCCGACCCGCCCAAGGCCAAACGCAGCCGAAGACGCTAAGCTCGGGGCCCTATGGCCCCACCGTCGCAGACTATCTCCCCGCCAGACTCGCCCGCGAGCGACGATGGCCGCTTCTACGGCCCGGTCATCGCCGCCGCCTGCACGGTCGCCCTCGTCGCCAGCGCCCCGGGCCAGACGGTCGTCGTCAGCCAGTTCAACAAGTCGTTCACCGACACGCTGGCCCTGAGCGCAACCCA
It contains:
- a CDS encoding DNA translocase FtsK, whose amino-acid sequence is MASRVTDDEGASLAPVLRWIAWLVVSAVWLFIAASLIGFDRADAPGFAAWPANEPAANWMGGIGALVAHWSYYTVGLGAWVFLAGLALLIGLHFGGARVDHPLIRIVGVVVIAVAGAGVQALLLPSTARLPDLPGGVVGLVGSGELREHFNVWGTLLWMLVAATIGVIVAYDRWIVPAGGSLLRQAGWVGRTAGGGAHSMRGVPGAIGAWLAELGEKLRPIKRVPARANDIDDDARLKPQRDKRKKAEARAKRIEKDIVTDEGEEDEEDYDEEEYEEDEDEEEYEEEDDEEEEEDDDEPGAPQVFSEDRLREKISKMPVLFSSQNRAVAKEEDLRDLQGVAVEGYRFPSVELLEDPEEDFNDKLDEMVREGAEALERALHQYRIKGEVVGIESGPAITLYDVRLAPGTKVSQVNAVSSDIARALKAVNVRIVANQVGRDTVGIEVPNATKEKVRLKELMGRPEKFQGMKLPMFLGKDASGEPLIADLTKMPHVLIAGTTGSGKSVCMNTIIMSFLYTKKPNELRLVLVDPKMVEMSQFKDIPHLMCPVVTEMHKAAAILEWAVTKMDERYELLAEAGCRDISSYNDLDWEEIKERLGHETDEAAARVPRKLPYMVFIIDELADLMMTNKEVEGAIVRIAQKARAVGIHLILATQRPQANVVTGLIKGNMPCRITFKVSSGLDSRIILDQKGGELLLGQGDMLFLSPSNHKLMRSQGTLVDDIEIRRVVKFVREVSGPTFERQIMQLGQPEGALSDDDRLLQSANNNSASLRRALKDPLFDRAVDIVLESKRGSVSLLQRRLAIGYTRSSRLIDLMGIAGVISDHKGSVARDVKITAEEWAAMKELAAKDAAADPEDSDLDGYEDEPFDDEASVEVEVVGQLDDEDEEGEVEREGRDGLDEEAQEEDDEEVEEDEELDEEEVEEDDDEELDEDEEDEEGEEEDEEYEDEEEYEEEDEDGEEEDEEDDEELDEDEEELEEDETEEEDEEDEEPPFEPDPPKAKRSRRR